A stretch of Phragmites australis chromosome 12, lpPhrAust1.1, whole genome shotgun sequence DNA encodes these proteins:
- the LOC133887242 gene encoding ricin B-like lectin R40C1, whose product MEPMRIFCKGNTTLNMAVRGDKVILVRADSNDKSQHWFQDHDAVGKLTDDQGRRAFALVNRTTGQAMVNRNNVVRLAPYSGDVAVELSMLWSLGVQLPGGFAEIRTLKDISQTLNGINGYVKEGTVVGMYNSEPHSVNAIWKIYPIINE is encoded by the exons ATGGAGCCGATGAGGATATTCTGCAAGGGGAACACAACCTTGAACATGGCCGTCCGTGGCGATAAGGTGATTCTCGTCCGTGCCGACTCCAACGACAAATCCCAG CACTGGTTCCAGGACCACGACGCCGTCGGGAAGCTGACCGATGACCAGGGCCGCAGGGCATTTGCTCTGGTGAATAGAACTACGGGACAAGCCATGGTGAACAGAAACAACGTGGTGCGGCTGGCTCCCTACAGCGGCGATGTAGCCGTGGAGCTCTCGATGCTGTGGTCGTTGGGCGTGCAACTCCCCGGCGGCTTTGCCGAAATAAGAACGCTCAAAGACATCTCCCAGACCCTCAACGGGATAAACGGATATGTCAAGGAAGGAACGGTCGTAGGGATGTATAATTCAGAGCCACATTCTGTAAATGCCATCTGGAAGATTTATCCCATCATCAACGAGTGA